One region of Carya illinoinensis cultivar Pawnee chromosome 8, C.illinoinensisPawnee_v1, whole genome shotgun sequence genomic DNA includes:
- the LOC122318556 gene encoding uncharacterized TPR repeat-containing protein At1g05150-like, whose amino-acid sequence MATRGSRSEKVKRIFQQFDANRDGGLNRDEMEALVVAVNPRVKFSEEQINAILDEVFRTYGEFIDGEKGLTYEGLLRTYDDGAGDVDRDFDALELELNLEENIKGISGASSSSIADERAIESQKKQRTAAWAVSPNHGIVFDDTWKIVDDLEILIKRLKAKQAKDGKLKGDNFDAYSDAGWSRELGPSTEISDKRVFWEESGHDYALFVKELGVLRSRADGARSREEAFDGHMAIGRALYEHQLFREALVSFKRACELQPVDVRPHFRTGNCYYVLGKYMEAKEEFLLAQEAAEAGGNQWAYLLPQIYVNLGIALEGEGMVLSACEYYREAAILCPTHFRALKLLGSALFGVGEYRAAVKALEEAIFMKADYADAYCDLGSALHAICEDERAIEVFQKAIDLKPGHVDALYNLGGLYMDLGRFPRASEMYTRVLAVWPNHWRAQLNKAVSLLGAGETEDAKKALKEALKMTNRVELHDAISHLKQLQKKKVKSNGGNGEEAFVTVEPSKFKTVGENTMLRPDLANALQIRAFQRITRLGRCHIDLLMKEMLDGDVPVSYSGSGVPEKSIRKPKLEEVLRRLLSFLKPETFQGAVKAINERILSVLDEAGSGRVDLGMFFAVVAPICGGPPDKRKRVAFDALLWRPVNEGISQIKKVDAARYINLLRVIYVPSHGVSEMMEVHGEMDASNSLVSYTEFLVMFDDPDWGFGIMPTLLKLETRDRNRHGQHVCSVCRYPIIGSRFKEMKSYFSLCNQCYSEGKVPSTYKQEEYRFKEYGSEAEAMRDKCMCFNMQSRKGP is encoded by the coding sequence ATGGCGACGAGGGGTAGCAGATCAGAGAAGGTGAAGAGGATTTTCCAGCAATTCGATGCGAATCGAGACGGAGGTCTCAACAGGGACGAAATGGAGGCTCTCGTCGTGGCGGTGAACCCTAGGGTTAAGTTCAGCGAAGAGCAAATCAACGCCATTCTCGACGAGGTGTTTAGGACATACGGCGAGTTCATCGACGGCGAGAAGGGCTTGACCTACGAGGGGCTTTTGCGGACTTATGACGACGGTGCTGGCGACGTGGACCGTGACTTCGACGCGCTGGAGCTCGAGCTCAATTTGGAGGAGAATATTAAGGGTATTTCTGGAGCGTCCTCGTCTTCCATAGCGGATGAGCGCGCAATCGAGTCCCAAAAGAAGCAGAGGACCGCGGCATGGGCGGTCTCGCCCAACCACGGCATAGTATTCGATGACACGTGGAAAATCGTCGACGATTTGGAGATTCTGATCAAGAGGTTGAAGGCTAAGCAAGCGAAAGATGGCAAATTGAAAGGGGATAATTTCGACGCGTACTCGGACGCAGGGTGGTCGAGAGAATTGGGTCCTTCGACGGAGATTTCGGACAAAAGGGTATTCTGGGAAGAGTCTGGGCATGACTACGCGCTGTTTGTAAAGGAATTGGGGGTTCTGAGAAGCCGAGCCGACGGGGCGAGGTCGAGAGAGGAGGCCTTTGATGGCCATATGGCGATTGGTCGAGCTTTGTATGAGCACCAGCTGTTTAGGGAGGCTTTGGTTAGTTTCAAGAGGGCTTGTGAGTTGCAACCTGTGGATGTGAGGCCTCATTTCAGAACTGGGAACTGCTATTACGTACTTGGCAAGTATATGGAGGCCAAGGAGGAGTTTTTGTTGGCGCAGGAGGCAGCTGAAGCGGGCGGGAACCAGTGGGCCTATTTGCTTCCGCAGATTTATGTGAATCTCGGTATTGCCCTGGAAGGCGAAGGTATGGTTCTAAGTGCTTGTGAGTATTACAGGGAAGCTGCAATTCTTTGTCCCACGCATTTTAGAGCTTTGAAACTTTTGGGTAGTGCTTTATTTGGAGTCGGGGAATATAGGGCGGCCGTGAAGGCCTTAGAAGAGGCTATATTTATGAAAGCAGATTACGCTGATGCATATTGTGATTTGGGTTCGGCTTTGCACGCTATTTGTGAGGATGAGAGGGCAATCGAGGTGTTTCAGAAGGCTATTGATTTGAAACCTGGTCATGTTGATGCTCTGTACAATTTGGGTGGGCTTTATATGGACTTGGGCAGGTTTCCAAGAGCTTCTGAGATGTATACTAGGGTCTTAGCTGTGTGGCCGAATCATTGGAGGGCACAGCTCAACAAAGCTGTATCCTTGTTGGGGGCTGGGGAAACTGAAGATGCTAAGAAAGCCTTGAAGGAAGCCTTGAAAATGACAAACAGGGTTGAGCTGCATGATGCAATATCCCATTTGAAGCAACTGCAGAAGAAGAAGGTGAAGTCTAATGGGGGCAATGGGGAGGAGGCATTTGTAACTGTGGAGCCCTCAAAATTTAAGACTGTGGGGGAGAACACCATGTTGAGACCAGACTTGGCCAATGCTCTCCAAATTAGGGCTTTCCAGAGGATTACTAGGTTGGGTCGCTGTCATATAGATCTTCTGATGAAGGAAATGCTTGATGGTGACGTGCCAGTGTCCTATTCTGGTAGTGGCGTTCCTGAGAAATCCATTCGCAAGCCTAAATTGGAAGAAGTTCTTCGTCGTTTACTCAGTTTTCTAAAGCCCGAGACCTTCCAAGGAGCCGTCAAAGCCATAAATGAGAGGATACTCTCTGTTCTGGATGAAGCAGGCTCAGGCAGAGTGGATTTGGGCATGTTTTTTGCAGTCGTGGCCCCCATTTGTGGTGGCCCTCCAGATAAGCGTAAACGTGTTGCTTTTGATGCACTTTTGTGGCGTCCTGTGAATGAAGGCATTTCACAGATTAAAAAGGTTGATGCTGCTAGATACATCAATTTGTTGAGGGTTATTTATGTCCCTTCTCATGGGGTTAGTGAGATGATGGAGGTCCATGGAGAAATGGATGCCTCCAATTCATTGGTGTCTTACACCGAGTTTCTTGTAATGTTTGATGATCCTGACTGGGGGTTTGGTATCATGCCCACTCTGTTGAAGCTTGAAACCAGGGATAGGAACCGGCATGGCCAGCATGTTTGTTCAGTTTGCCGCTATCCAATTATTGGGTCCCGCTTCAAGGAGATGAAGTCTTATTTTAGTCTATGTAATCAATGTTACAGCGAGGGAAAGGTGCCTTCTACCTACAAGCAGGAAGAGTACAGATTCAAAGAGTATGGAAGTGAGGCTGAAGCAATGAGAGATAAGTGCATGTGCTTTAATATGCAATCCCGTAAAGGTCCTTAG